In one window of Plasmodium berghei ANKA genome assembly, chromosome: 14 DNA:
- a CDS encoding ABC1 family, putative, protein MVAEKLRDVILRPRKLTVLRMPIVHRRNYMSNDEILKFKNRNNEEKYNKREYSEKINNEINNFKYSYMNEDLVTPFDIYKWSDILNTNNEKLISDAIKHEKNEQMKRKEVDEAEVEEPLSALLNINRILKRYGIIINENENDILVGNEIKAYFHNFLNILETNFENNDLIKNVIKEVKKNESHIFYYIYKNFMIIHGLPLKCFWKYDNIENQYNISNKHNQFNENGETFENEYLFQNVDINKIDSLLNEDRLDNIMKKNMDSNTQDFKHDQTLKNNSIRNTDSVDHHFQNSSGTFSTKYKFSYPFFTNITSIEPENTNSTNDNIYEPNNGSNYNIKRSNNQKLTQTYEYNVANNFGFYRDRKHLSTISSHNNINYETPATKKDNYVNPNDRKKYIKKNDANEKEDARPSTPIDGKVNEKSCDTYLFDKKIPNGAYEELNENNEETVDNPKGHFMVDETNFNYNISILNNKIKNNEKNEITYFRVSEVPVSPLSRAKVFGKVFFDIAKNTSIEYIKKKIISNEINNNQRDLVINEKNAEILANGLSKMRGVVLKLGQMISLQDECLSPILIKALKMVSNSADIMPKDQLIKVLKSELGENYESKFDYFDYKPFSSASIGQVHEGVINNKKVAIKIQYPGVYESIDSDIKNLLFINQYTNLILKNLYIENICKEIRKELICECDYINEAKYYVLFKNVFQKSKYFYVPNVYSEYVTKRVLVTSYVEGISLEKVAESYPQPIRDSIGQRILYLCLHELFVLKIMNTDPNLGNFIYNPEEDKLCLIDFGATRSYKNEFVDQYLRLVKSSVEENEDKIYHYSYMLNFFIGQENEDMKSSHIKSVILVGEPFKSKVYDFGNNDLAKNIYTLLPRIIYNRLVPPRSEIYTLHRKLSGSYLICMKLKARVNAADIFNSIYNNYVFSVKDTYSKKS, encoded by the coding sequence atggTTGCTGAAAAGTTAAGAGATGTAATATTAAGACCAAGAAAATTGACGGTATTACGTATGCCCATAGTACATAGAAGAAACTATATGAGTAATGATGAAATactaaaatttaaaaatagaaataatgaagaaaaatataataaaagagaatattctgaaaaaataaataatgaaataaataattttaaatactCATATATGAATGAGGATTTGGTGACACCCTTTGATATATACAAATGGTCagatattttaaatactAATAATGAAAAGTTAATAAGTGATGCAATAAAACACGAAAAGAATGAACAAatgaaaagaaaagaaGTCGACGAAGCTGAGGTAGAAGAACCCTTGAGCGCATTGCTCAATATAAACAGAATATTGAAAAGATatggaataataataaatgaaaatgaaaatgatattcTTGTTggaaatgaaataaaagcatattttcataattttttaaacatattaGAAACAAactttgaaaataatgatttaataaaaaatgtaataaaagaagtaaaaaaaaatgagtctcatatattttattatatatataaaaacttTATGATTATACATGGATTGCcattaaaatgtttttggaaatatgataatattgaaaatcaGTACAATATTAGTAATAAACATAACcaatttaatgaaaatggtGAAACATttgaaaatgaatatttgtTTCAAAATGTAgacattaataaaattgattcACTACTAAACGAAGATAGGTTGgataatataatgaaaaaaaatatggattCTAATACCCAAGATTTCAAACATGATcaaacattaaaaaataatagcatAAGAAATACAGATAGCGTTGACcatcattttcaaaattcTTCTGGCACATTTTCTACcaaatacaaatttagCTATCCATTCTTCACTAATATAACTAGCATAGAACCGGAGAATACAAACTCaacaaatgataatatatatgaaccTAATAATGGTagtaattataatataaaacgGAGTAACAATCAAAAATTAACACAAacttatgaatataatgtTGCAAATAATTTTGGATTTTACAGAGATAGGAAACACCTAAGTACTATCTCTTCacacaataatataaattatgaaacTCCCGCCACCAAAAAAGATAATTATGTGAATCCAAAtgatagaaaaaaatatatcaagaAAAATGAtgcaaatgaaaaagagGATGCACGTCCTTCTACTCCAATTGATGGCAAagtaaatgaaaaaagttGTGATACATACCTGTTTGACAAAAAAATCCCAAATGGAGCTTATGaagaattaaatgaaaataatgaagaaacAGTTGACAACCCCAAAGGGCATTTCATGGTTGATGAAACAAATTTCAATTACAATATTAGCATTCtgaataacaaaataaaaaataatgaaaaaaatgagataACATATTTTCGAGTAAGTGAGGTCCCAGTTTCACCTTTAAGTAGAGCTAAAGTATTTGGCAAagtattttttgatattgcGAAAAATACTAGcattgaatatataaaaaaaaaaattatttcaaatgaaataaataataaccAAAGAGATTTGGTTATTAACGAAAAGAACGCTGAAATATTGGCTAATGGATTGAGTAAAATGAGGGGAGTAGTTTTAAAATTAGGACAAATGATAAGTTTGCAAGATGAATGCTTATCCccaatattaataaaagcATTAAAAATGGTTAGCAATTCAGCTGATATAATGCCAAAAGATCAATTAATAAAAGTTTTAAAAAGTGAATTAGgtgaaaattatgaaagtaaatttgattattttgattataaGCCATTTTCAAGTGCATCCATAGGACAAGTACATGAAGGTgtcataaataataaaaaggtTGCGATTAAAATTCAATACCCAGGTGTATATGAATCCATAGATagtgatataaaaaatttgctATTTATAAACCAATATactaatttaatattaaaaaatttatatattgaaaatatttgtaaagAAATAAGAAAAGAATTAATATGCGAATGTgattatattaatgaagcaaaatattatgtactttttaaaaatgtttttcaaaaaagcaaatatttttatgtgcCAAATGTTTATTCTGAATATGTAACAAAAAGAGTTTTAGTAACATCTTACGTTGAAGGTATATCATTAGAAAAAGTAGCAGAAAGCTACCCACAGCCTATTAGAGACTCCATAGGTCaaagaatattatatctttGTTTACACGAAttgtttgttttaaaaattatgaatacAGATCCTAACTTAGgcaattttatatataatccaGAAGAGGATAAATTATGTCTAATTGATTTTGGAGCTACAagatcatataaaaatgaatttgtTGATCAATATTTAAGACTTGTAAAATCATCCGTcgaagaaaatgaagacaaaatttatcattattcatatatgcttaacttttttattggccaagaaaatgaagatatGAAATCATCTCATATTAAATCAGTCATATTAGTTGGAGAGCCATTTAAATCTAAAGTATATGATTTTGGTAATAATGATTTagctaaaaatatatatacattattacccagaattatatataatagattAGTCCCCCCACGGTCAGAAATCTATACGCTTCACAGAAAATTATCAGGTTCCTATTTGATATGTATGAAGCTAAAGGCCAGGGTTAATGCCGCcgatatttttaattctatCTACAAcaattatgttttttcaGTTAAGGACACATACtcaaaaaaatcataa